Proteins encoded by one window of Prosthecobacter vanneervenii:
- the lpxA gene encoding acyl-ACP--UDP-N-acetylglucosamine O-acyltransferase, giving the protein MIHKTALIDPSAQIDPSVEIGPYVVIEGAAEVGPGCKIEAHAQLVGHVVVGEGTRIGRGAVIGGEPQDLGFDPATQSSVILGKKNVIREHVTIHRGSKPGSATRIGDSNFLMVGSHLAHDVVMGDRNILANGVLLAGHIHVGNNTFMGGGAVFHQFLRIGDYCVVQGNGSFSKDIPHYCAAQRVNRITGLNVIGLRRQGFTSEERGAIKELFRLLFCGGMNLGQALESAAAREWPEKAARLLQFVQAPSKKGVCPVRLGRGDD; this is encoded by the coding sequence ATGATTCATAAAACCGCCCTGATTGATCCGAGCGCCCAAATCGACCCCTCAGTCGAAATCGGCCCCTATGTGGTGATCGAAGGAGCCGCCGAGGTGGGGCCTGGCTGCAAAATCGAGGCGCATGCGCAGCTGGTAGGGCATGTGGTGGTAGGTGAGGGGACCCGGATCGGGCGTGGGGCGGTGATCGGGGGCGAGCCGCAGGATCTGGGTTTTGATCCTGCTACGCAAAGCAGTGTCATTTTGGGCAAAAAGAATGTGATTCGGGAGCATGTGACCATCCACCGAGGCAGCAAGCCGGGTTCAGCGACCCGGATCGGCGACAGCAACTTTCTTATGGTGGGCAGCCATCTGGCGCACGATGTGGTGATGGGAGACCGGAACATTCTTGCCAACGGGGTGCTTTTGGCGGGGCACATCCATGTGGGAAACAACACCTTCATGGGGGGGGGGGCGGTTTTTCACCAGTTTCTGCGGATTGGAGACTACTGTGTGGTGCAGGGAAATGGCAGTTTCAGCAAAGACATCCCTCACTACTGCGCCGCACAGCGCGTCAACCGCATCACGGGCCTGAATGTGATCGGCCTGAGGCGGCAGGGATTCACCTCAGAGGAGCGTGGGGCCATCAAGGAGCTCTTCCGGCTGCTCTTTTGCGGAGGCATGAATCTGGGCCAGGCGCTGGAGAGCGCGGCTGCGAGAGAATGGCCGGAAAAAGCCGCCAGACTATTGCAATTTGTTCAGGCTCCGAGCAAAAAAGGGGTTTGCCCGGTCAGGTTGGGCCGGGGGGACGATTAG
- a CDS encoding glycosyl hydrolase, with protein sequence MFFRPVFLASLALLLPLCTPAAEPLMGVFGENSMQRVLNFEKWVGRPVDVILCTIDFQKWENYRYASWLSQTVYGQRGDRRLVYDVPIIIQGTSYAEAKTGAYDEHWKCLAGSILENNPGTYEIVIRPSHEMNGEWFVWGVGGAKASQIPDFIASWKRFHGVFRGVPGGERFRFSFSTTEGASDPRPMWPGDEYVDIVAQDVYWKPKAMGGEGWETNDPKEAWEKRVSPHGYNEWHVAGMLAFAKAHGKPFQIDEWGVWGPDAAPFVEAMAAFLKTNGARSHTYWNSNSSYPGELDQREKEWPKTTQAFKAAFGRAQ encoded by the coding sequence ATGTTCTTTCGGCCCGTTTTTCTTGCCTCTCTGGCCCTGCTTCTTCCACTCTGCACTCCAGCTGCAGAGCCATTGATGGGTGTCTTCGGAGAAAACTCCATGCAGCGAGTGCTGAATTTTGAGAAATGGGTGGGAAGGCCGGTGGATGTCATTCTCTGCACGATCGATTTTCAGAAATGGGAAAACTACCGCTATGCCAGCTGGCTGAGCCAGACGGTGTATGGGCAGCGCGGTGACCGCAGGCTGGTGTATGATGTGCCGATCATCATCCAAGGCACCAGCTATGCAGAAGCCAAAACCGGTGCCTATGACGAGCACTGGAAGTGTCTGGCGGGGTCGATCCTGGAAAACAATCCCGGCACCTATGAGATCGTGATCCGCCCCAGCCATGAGATGAACGGCGAGTGGTTTGTCTGGGGGGTGGGCGGGGCCAAGGCATCACAGATCCCAGACTTCATCGCTTCATGGAAGCGCTTTCATGGGGTATTTCGCGGCGTGCCGGGGGGAGAGCGTTTCCGTTTCAGCTTTTCCACCACGGAAGGTGCCAGCGATCCCCGCCCCATGTGGCCGGGAGACGAGTATGTGGACATCGTGGCCCAGGACGTGTACTGGAAACCCAAAGCCATGGGTGGCGAGGGCTGGGAGACGAACGATCCCAAAGAGGCCTGGGAAAAACGCGTGAGCCCGCACGGCTACAACGAATGGCACGTGGCAGGAATGCTGGCCTTTGCCAAGGCGCATGGGAAGCCCTTTCAAATCGACGAATGGGGCGTGTGGGGCCCTGATGCGGCCCCTTTTGTGGAGGCCATGGCTGCGTTTCTGAAAACGAACGGCGCACGCTCACACACCTACTGGAACTCCAACTCAAGCTATCCCGGCGAGCTCGATCAGCGCGAGAAAGAATGGCCTAAGACCACGCAGGCATTTAAGGCGGCATTTGGAAGAGCGCAGTAA
- a CDS encoding AlkA N-terminal domain-containing protein, with protein MNLIDDEAAYSALKSHDPRFDGVFYVGVTSTGVYCRPVCPARVPKRDNCRFFSSASAAEKASFRPCLRCRPELAPGHAPMDQAHRLADLIVQRMDEGLADEGAGLEDIATQFGLSSRQLRRIVQQELGVSPIELIQTRRLLLAKQLLTDTRLPVIEIAFASGFSSLRRFNDAFSTHYRMPPTRLRKEAAAQPGRLQIGDTSTLQLGYRPPYDWEAMLQFLAGRVIREVESVSGGTYSRTVRLGEHSGWIKVSHAAGKDALQVEFSHSLTPVLPALLGRLRHVFDLSARPDIISAHLMQDATLKKAVMQKPGLRVPGAFDGFEMAVRAILGQQITVQAATKIACRYAQAFGEKIETPFPELTRLTPLHSMVARASLEDIARLGIIRARAACILAIANAFQVGSLHLEPGSNPETTIAQLVALPGIGPWTAHYIAMRALRWPDAFPKEDIAVRNKLGGVTARQAEEMSQRWRPWRSYAVLHVWNGL; from the coding sequence ATGAATCTCATCGATGACGAAGCCGCCTACAGCGCCCTGAAGTCCCATGATCCACGTTTTGACGGCGTGTTTTATGTGGGCGTCACTTCCACCGGCGTCTACTGCCGGCCCGTCTGTCCTGCCCGGGTGCCGAAACGTGACAACTGCCGCTTCTTCAGCAGCGCCAGCGCCGCGGAAAAGGCGTCTTTCCGTCCCTGCCTGCGTTGTCGTCCGGAGCTTGCTCCCGGCCATGCGCCAATGGATCAGGCGCATCGTCTGGCAGACCTGATCGTTCAGCGCATGGATGAAGGCCTGGCGGATGAAGGCGCGGGGCTTGAGGACATCGCCACGCAGTTTGGTCTCAGCTCGCGCCAGCTACGCCGCATTGTGCAGCAGGAGCTGGGTGTCTCGCCCATCGAACTCATCCAGACGCGCCGCCTTCTTCTTGCCAAACAGCTCCTCACCGACACCAGACTTCCGGTCATCGAGATCGCCTTTGCCAGTGGATTCTCCAGTCTGCGCCGATTCAATGATGCCTTTAGTACTCATTACCGCATGCCGCCCACACGCCTGCGCAAGGAGGCTGCTGCGCAGCCGGGTAGGCTCCAAATTGGCGACACCTCCACTCTTCAACTCGGCTACCGTCCGCCTTACGATTGGGAGGCCATGCTGCAATTCCTCGCCGGACGTGTCATTCGCGAGGTCGAGTCCGTCTCAGGCGGTACCTACTCCCGCACCGTCCGCCTCGGTGAACACAGTGGCTGGATCAAAGTCTCCCATGCCGCGGGCAAGGACGCACTGCAGGTGGAGTTCAGCCATTCTCTGACGCCCGTTCTGCCCGCACTGCTCGGACGCCTGCGCCATGTGTTCGACCTCAGCGCACGGCCCGACATCATCTCCGCGCATCTCATGCAGGACGCCACGCTCAAAAAGGCCGTCATGCAAAAACCCGGCCTGCGCGTGCCCGGAGCGTTCGACGGTTTCGAGATGGCTGTGCGAGCCATCCTCGGCCAGCAGATCACCGTGCAGGCAGCCACCAAAATCGCCTGTCGTTATGCCCAAGCTTTCGGTGAAAAAATCGAAACACCGTTTCCCGAACTCACCCGCCTCACACCATTGCATTCCATGGTCGCCCGCGCTTCCCTCGAAGACATCGCTCGCCTGGGCATCATTCGCGCTCGCGCCGCCTGTATTTTAGCCATCGCCAATGCCTTTCAGGTCGGCTCGCTGCATTTGGAGCCCGGCTCCAACCCGGAAACCACTATCGCGCAATTAGTGGCTCTGCCCGGCATCGGCCCATGGACTGCCCACTATATCGCCATGCGTGCCCTTCGCTGGCCTGATGCTTTTCCCAAGGAGGATATTGCCGTCCGCAACAAACTCGGCGGAGTCACCGCCAGGCAGGCTGAAGAGATGTCTCAGCGTTGGCGTCCTTGGCGCAGCTATGCGGTGCTGCATGTCTGGAATGGACTCTGA
- a CDS encoding methylated-DNA--[protein]-cysteine S-methyltransferase, producing MPSPVGTLTLVANERGLAAVLWEDDDPQRVRLGPLQENAAHPVLMEAERQLQQYFNGERGRFDLPLDFTGTEFQKQVWAALLTIPFGETRSYAQIAEQIRSPKAVRAVGAANGRNPISIIAPCHRVIGSNGKLTGFAGGVEAKAFLLKLEARDLALHLS from the coding sequence ATGCCCTCGCCAGTGGGAACACTCACCCTGGTGGCGAATGAGCGCGGGCTGGCTGCGGTGCTGTGGGAGGATGATGACCCGCAGCGCGTCCGGCTAGGCCCGCTGCAGGAAAACGCAGCCCACCCGGTACTGATGGAGGCGGAGCGCCAGCTGCAACAATACTTTAACGGAGAACGCGGGAGGTTTGATCTGCCGCTCGATTTCACGGGTACGGAATTCCAGAAGCAGGTGTGGGCGGCGCTGCTGACGATTCCCTTCGGCGAAACACGCAGCTACGCACAGATCGCCGAGCAGATCCGCAGCCCCAAGGCGGTGCGTGCGGTGGGCGCAGCCAATGGCAGAAATCCCATCTCCATCATCGCCCCATGTCATCGGGTCATCGGCTCAAACGGCAAGCTGACAGGCTTTGCGGGAGGCGTGGAGGCCAAAGCATTTCTGCTGAAGCTGGAGGCCAGGGATTTGGCGCTGCATCTGAGCTGA
- a CDS encoding DUF1592 domain-containing protein, giving the protein MPNRTLIPCLATGLLAALSGAGKAAPAAALDPKVQAYFEEHCLKCHDADVQKGDFRMDTLSPKVGFENTPQWLEIMERINSGEMPPKKEKKQPAAAASAQVVEWIAARMKEGEHARMASRARVNYNRLTRDEYVNTVRDLLGVEYDAKDPGAFLEDPEWHGFERIGSVLTLSPSNIEKYLAAAETILTEAYPEPPAKNAKPAPPFGGSKPVLYEEQISERHRERLRELGLLDKVRYDMWPGDIFRYSALKDPLPEAGVYEISYTLSGLKPEKGRAPRIKVYESKLDRVLFEQDIIAPEDKPVTVTFRAHLPKGRPNIEVYNDVPGPSNLPRSGRHGETPFISTKIGRIPWQMKLTDEQGKPRYPFLIMDSITWRGPLVSEGEKKLRNDYMPQEEGNLEQARHCLATLAKRAFRRPVTDEELDGYMGIVKAELAAKEKFRDAMKAGMLSILCSKSFVFLAEGDENASRQTLNDWEIASRLSYLLWNTMPDAELFALAQGNNLHDKAELSRQVARMLKDERSKRFTDSFTTQWLRLRKVGMFQPDKKLYPDYDKALENSMISETKAFFREVLQGGHTLRDLLHSDWSMMNGLLAHFYGLPEAKANGGDFQRVSLPPESHRGGLLTQASILSLTSDGVRHRPVHRGVWVMESIFGRSPPPPPANVDPIATNPAAPKATLREKLEAHIHDANCASCHGKIDPLGLAFENYDAIGRWRTEEVTDGTGANPKVKASGKLPDGREYENADDFKKLLLTDIDAFNATFIEKLATYGLRRSMSFDDRDDLKTIAAAGKAKDYRLRDIVEAFVCSDLFQKR; this is encoded by the coding sequence ATGCCCAACCGCACTCTAATTCCCTGCCTTGCCACCGGTCTGCTCGCCGCCCTGAGCGGGGCCGGAAAGGCTGCGCCAGCCGCAGCTCTGGACCCGAAGGTGCAGGCCTACTTTGAGGAGCATTGCCTGAAGTGTCACGATGCCGACGTGCAGAAGGGAGACTTCCGCATGGACACACTGTCTCCAAAGGTGGGCTTTGAAAACACGCCGCAGTGGCTGGAGATCATGGAGCGGATCAATTCGGGCGAGATGCCTCCGAAGAAGGAAAAAAAGCAGCCTGCAGCAGCGGCCAGTGCGCAGGTGGTGGAGTGGATCGCCGCCAGGATGAAGGAAGGCGAGCATGCACGCATGGCCTCGCGTGCCAGGGTGAACTACAACCGCCTCACTCGGGACGAATACGTAAACACCGTGCGTGACCTTCTGGGCGTGGAGTATGACGCCAAAGACCCGGGTGCTTTTCTGGAGGACCCGGAGTGGCATGGCTTTGAGCGCATTGGCTCGGTGCTAACACTCTCCCCCTCCAACATCGAAAAATATCTGGCCGCCGCTGAGACGATCCTGACCGAGGCCTATCCCGAGCCACCGGCCAAAAATGCCAAGCCTGCCCCACCCTTCGGCGGCTCCAAGCCCGTTCTCTATGAAGAGCAGATCAGCGAGCGGCACCGTGAGCGCCTGAGAGAGCTGGGCCTGCTGGACAAGGTGCGCTATGACATGTGGCCGGGCGACATCTTCCGCTACTCAGCACTCAAGGATCCCCTGCCAGAGGCGGGAGTTTACGAGATCAGCTACACCCTCAGCGGTCTGAAGCCGGAAAAAGGCCGCGCACCGCGCATCAAGGTCTATGAGTCCAAGCTGGACCGCGTGCTTTTCGAGCAGGACATCATCGCCCCCGAAGACAAGCCGGTCACAGTGACTTTCCGTGCGCATCTTCCCAAAGGGCGGCCGAACATCGAGGTGTACAATGATGTGCCCGGTCCCTCCAACCTGCCGCGCTCGGGCCGTCATGGCGAGACTCCGTTCATCAGCACCAAGATCGGTCGCATCCCGTGGCAGATGAAGCTGACCGATGAGCAGGGCAAGCCGCGCTATCCATTCCTCATCATGGACTCCATCACGTGGCGCGGGCCGCTGGTGAGCGAGGGCGAGAAGAAGCTGCGGAATGACTACATGCCTCAGGAAGAGGGCAACCTGGAGCAGGCACGCCACTGCCTGGCCACGCTGGCGAAGCGCGCCTTTCGCCGCCCGGTCACGGATGAAGAGCTGGACGGCTATATGGGCATCGTGAAAGCCGAGCTGGCAGCGAAGGAAAAATTCCGCGATGCCATGAAGGCGGGCATGCTCTCCATCCTGTGCTCCAAGAGCTTTGTCTTCCTGGCAGAGGGCGATGAAAACGCGAGCCGCCAGACACTGAACGATTGGGAGATCGCCTCCCGCCTTTCCTACCTGCTCTGGAATACCATGCCGGATGCGGAGCTCTTCGCCCTGGCTCAAGGGAACAATCTTCATGACAAGGCCGAGCTGTCCAGGCAAGTGGCGCGCATGCTTAAAGACGAGCGGTCAAAGCGCTTCACAGACTCTTTCACTACCCAGTGGCTGCGCCTGCGCAAAGTGGGCATGTTTCAGCCGGACAAGAAGCTCTACCCCGACTACGACAAGGCGCTGGAGAACAGCATGATCAGCGAAACCAAGGCCTTTTTCCGAGAGGTGCTGCAGGGCGGCCACACACTGCGGGATCTGCTCCATTCGGACTGGAGCATGATGAACGGGCTGCTGGCGCATTTCTACGGACTACCCGAGGCAAAGGCAAATGGCGGTGACTTTCAGCGCGTCTCCCTTCCGCCCGAAAGCCACCGTGGCGGACTGCTCACGCAGGCGTCCATCCTTTCGCTGACCTCCGACGGCGTGCGCCATCGCCCGGTGCATCGTGGTGTCTGGGTCATGGAGTCCATCTTTGGCAGATCACCGCCTCCGCCTCCTGCCAATGTGGACCCCATCGCCACCAATCCTGCGGCGCCCAAGGCCACGCTGCGCGAGAAGCTGGAAGCGCACATCCACGATGCCAACTGCGCGTCCTGCCACGGCAAGATTGATCCGCTGGGCCTCGCTTTTGAAAACTACGATGCCATCGGTCGCTGGCGCACGGAGGAGGTCACGGATGGCACCGGGGCCAACCCGAAGGTGAAGGCATCTGGCAAGCTACCCGACGGCCGCGAGTATGAAAATGCGGATGATTTCAAAAAACTGCTGCTGACAGACATCGACGCCTTTAATGCCACCTTCATCGAAAAGCTCGCCACCTACGGCCTGCGCCGCAGCATGTCGTTTGATGATCGAGATGATTTGAAAACCATCGCCGCCGCAGGCAAGGCCAAAGACTACCGCCTGAGAGACATCGTCGAGGCCTTCGTTTGTTCTGATCTGTTCCAGAAGCGCTAA
- a CDS encoding DUF1552 domain-containing protein produces MSNLNLNRWQISRRQMLRGLGATISLPLLDAMGALPAPSKPKRSVFLYIPNGVNTLTWQIEKAGADYEFTKPLKSLEKHRADITPISGLHHPMVLGKHHNCEKVWLTGANVPGDGGAFRNTVSADQLIAEVQGNATRFSSLEMAIEGTSLAWSKDGIQLPAERNTQQIFNMLFGVEKDSKETIRRRLMRRGSILDLVADDAKRVNNKLGSADRSKLDEYLTAVRQVEERTRRADEWLNVPKPAVPAAEAARLQRKLSMAEAGEYYRLFYDLMIMALRTDSTRVITCGIGGEGNASGIPEIGILQTRHGLSHHNGDPEQLRRLTETDTFLVGQFSYFLDQLKALKEEDHSLLDTTQVLWGSGMAYGHSHGNANLPTILAGGKALGYKHGTHVDFNLPKIGKYDVSNATEHYKICSRPVDSDARVSNLLLTMLQRVDVKTDVFQDSLKPISQIVA; encoded by the coding sequence ATGAGCAACCTGAATCTCAACCGCTGGCAAATCTCCCGCCGCCAGATGCTGCGCGGCCTTGGTGCGACCATCTCCCTGCCTCTGCTCGATGCCATGGGCGCGCTTCCCGCTCCGTCCAAACCCAAACGCAGCGTCTTTCTCTACATCCCAAACGGGGTCAACACGCTGACCTGGCAGATTGAGAAAGCAGGTGCTGATTATGAATTTACCAAGCCTCTGAAGTCACTGGAGAAGCACCGCGCGGACATCACGCCCATCAGCGGCCTGCACCACCCGATGGTGCTGGGCAAACATCACAACTGCGAAAAGGTCTGGCTCACCGGCGCGAATGTCCCCGGAGATGGCGGAGCCTTCCGCAACACGGTATCTGCGGATCAGCTCATCGCTGAGGTGCAGGGAAATGCCACGCGCTTCTCCTCGCTGGAGATGGCCATCGAGGGCACCTCGCTCGCGTGGTCAAAGGACGGCATCCAACTCCCCGCAGAGCGGAATACGCAGCAGATTTTCAACATGCTCTTCGGTGTCGAGAAAGACAGCAAGGAGACCATCCGCCGCCGCCTGATGCGCCGCGGTAGCATCCTGGATCTGGTGGCCGATGATGCGAAGCGGGTGAACAACAAGCTGGGCAGCGCCGACCGCAGCAAGCTGGATGAATACCTCACCGCCGTGCGCCAGGTGGAGGAACGCACCCGCCGCGCTGATGAGTGGCTCAATGTGCCAAAACCTGCGGTGCCCGCAGCTGAGGCCGCCCGCCTTCAGCGCAAGCTGAGCATGGCGGAGGCTGGTGAGTACTATCGTCTTTTCTACGACCTCATGATCATGGCGCTGCGCACAGATTCCACCCGCGTAATCACCTGCGGCATCGGCGGCGAGGGCAATGCCAGCGGCATTCCTGAGATCGGCATCCTGCAGACACGCCACGGCCTTTCTCACCACAATGGCGACCCCGAGCAGCTCCGCCGCCTGACCGAAACCGACACCTTCCTCGTTGGCCAGTTCAGCTATTTCCTCGACCAGCTCAAGGCGCTCAAGGAGGAGGACCACAGCCTCCTCGATACCACCCAGGTGCTGTGGGGCAGTGGCATGGCCTATGGCCACAGCCACGGAAACGCGAACCTGCCCACCATCCTCGCCGGAGGCAAAGCCCTCGGCTACAAGCACGGCACGCACGTGGACTTCAACCTGCCCAAGATTGGCAAATATGACGTCAGCAACGCCACCGAACACTACAAGATCTGCTCCCGCCCTGTGGACAGCGATGCCCGCGTGAGCAACCTCCTGCTGACCATGCTGCAGCGCGTGGATGTGAAGACGGATGTGTTCCAGGACAGCCTCAAGCCGATCTCACAGATCGTGGCGTAG